The genome window GGTAATGAAGTTATTTGTGTAGATAATTTTTTCACTGGCAGCAAAATGAATATCGAGCACTTGTTTGGTAATACTAGATTTGAACTGCTACGTCACGATATTACTTTTCCTCTTTATATCGAGGTGGATCAGATTTACAATCTGGCCTGTCCGGCGTCACCGATTCATTATCAGTTTGATCCGGTTCAAACAACAAAGACCAGCGTCCATGGCGCGATCAACATGTTGGGACTCGCCAAGCGAGTGCAAGCGCGGATACTACAAGCATCGACTTCAGAGGTCTATGGCGACCCGATTGTGCATCCACAGCGTGAGGACTACTGGGGCAATGTAAATCCCATTGGTCCGCGAAGTTGCTACGACGAAGGCAAGCGTTGCGCCGAAACTCTTTTTTTAGACTACCGGCGACAGCACGGCCTTAACGTCAAGGTCGCCAGAATTTTTAACACCTACGGCCCACGCATGCATCCAAACGACGGGCGAGTAGTGAGCAATTTCATTGTCCAGGCATTACGTGGAGAAGATATCACCATTTATGGAGATGGCAGCCAAACTCGATCTTTCTGCTATGTCAGCGATCTAATTGATGGACTGGTGCGGCTTATGGATACGCCGTCCGAATTTACTGGTCCGGTGAATATCGGCAATTCAGAGGAATTCACTATTCTTGAATTGGCCGAGAAAGTTATCGTCTTGACTAGCTCTTCTTCAAAAATT of Gammaproteobacteria bacterium contains these proteins:
- a CDS encoding UDP-glucuronate decarboxylase, with product MSIDRKKLLVTGGAGFLGSHLCDRLLTEGNEVICVDNFFTGSKMNIEHLFGNTRFELLRHDITFPLYIEVDQIYNLACPASPIHYQFDPVQTTKTSVHGAINMLGLAKRVQARILQASTSEVYGDPIVHPQREDYWGNVNPIGPRSCYDEGKRCAETLFLDYRRQHGLNVKVARIFNTYGPRMHPNDGRVVSNFIVQALRGEDITIYGDGSQTRSFCYVSDLIDGLVRLMDTPSEFTGPVNIGNSEEFTILELAEKVIVLTSSSSKIIYNPLPCDDPKHRRPDLSLARAQLKWSPTITLDEGLKDTIAYFKRVL